A region of the Chroicocephalus ridibundus chromosome 1, bChrRid1.1, whole genome shotgun sequence genome:
TCAAGGAGGAATCGTTAGTGTCTATGCTCATTAAAAAAACTGGGATTAAAGCAGTCCAATTAGTGTCCATGCATGAGACTAAAAAGGCCATAGTCCAAAGGTATAGCAGAGGAAATTGTAATAAAAGATGGTTTGTTCTTGTTTAGAGGTTATTTTGTGCATTTGTGAAACAACAGatactttcttttcccctccttcagaaCTATAGGCTTACCTGTTTCTTTGAAAACTTGTTTCACTTGGCTTCAGAtggccttttaaagaaaaagtaagcaTCTGTAGTTAAATTCCCATGTGCAAATAACATCAGAATTAATTGCAGATTGATGCAACTGGATTGGAACTTTTTCAAAGGACACTTCTTTGAATTATCTCCTCTTTAAAGAATTGTGTCTGTCGGAATGTCTTCTGTGCGTAatagaaagcagcaggaaaagtgaGATGTTTGGCAGTGAGATGTTTACCCACCTGAAAGGTAGGCAAGATATCGAGGCACTTATCACCTCTTTTTCTAGGTTAACAGAAACAGCTGGGTGACTAATTCCATATGGCTTTAAATAAGGAATTTATCATAGCTTTGGGAAGTGCCCAGTATTCACTGAAGGACCCTGAATGACTGTCCTTGACCAGACCCCTAACTTCTAAACAGCTTGAACAGGATTAGACAGATGCCTGCCCTTTTTTGTGGGATGCAGCTTGCAGGCGCAGACATCTACATATCTACAGTTGAGCAAGGTGTCCAGGCTTCTTCACAACTTCAATGAAGATTTGGTAAATCCAGTTAAAAGACCCTCAAGAATTGTTCAGTGTGTCCtgagataaatattttcattttgtcactCATAGTGTTTTTTACATGGTCCTGAGTGACCTCTAGGTGATCCAGcttgagcaggggtttggaccagatggcctccagaggtccctgccaacctcaaccattctgtgattctgtgatttaaagctttgccagggacagggacaagaATTGGCCAGGAACTAAAAATATAACATAGAATTATCCCTCACTATTATTTCCTGGCCTATCTCTGTTATGATTGATTGTCTGCAATGTTATAATGCCTAAGGCTGTCAGGTCTAGACAAGAACTGTACTGTATTAGTCATTAATACCTGACAAAATGATCTAATTATATGTACATAATAACACAAGGCTGAACAATATCAGCATTCGGATTGTGGGAACAGGCAGCTGGGATCTTTTCCCAGACCTTTTCTTACACAGAAATTCACTAaaggtcttttctttctctcctggtgGTCCTCCCATTTCATCTGAGCTATCACTTTTTGAGAAAATCTTTGTTTATATTATGGGCCTGTTTTCAGGTAGCGCGAAGCAATCCAGTCCAAGTCATGAAAAAGCACCTACAAATGTGCTAAGTCAGTTTGCTGCAtcaaaggaggagaggacagtacTGTGATGCATTCAGCAGTTTGtataaaacaggaaggaaaaaggcattttttgtgGCCTTTTCttcgtttgtttgggtttttttccaccctaTGACATTACTTAGATGATTATGCAGGACTctgcaggaaaacagagaaaaagatatcAGTTGAATGCATAAGACTTCCTTCCAGCGGATCAGTGGAGGGAAAATAACCTGGCATCCTTTTCCAACAGGCGCGCTCGTACGTAGTGCAGAGTGGGTGCCCGGGGTGCCGGCAGCCCTGCGGCTCTGGCAGCTCCCAGAGTATTAGTAGTCCCCGAGCCGGTGTGACTGTCAGGGAAaacagcatgccctgaaatgaaaaattaataccAGTAAGCGCCCACTTCTACAGACTAGGTCCCTTTTTCAAAGATACAGCATGCTTTTCCATATGGTTCAGATCCACTTAATGTAATTGATTTTCTTTAACATATTGATGTTTAATTTACTTTCACTATAATAAGTAGCTTAAACCATTAAGTTATGAATAGTATCACCCCTCCAGCCTGCAGACTGATTGTCACTCTTACATCTattcatttagaaaatgaaaattaaactcaGGGGTAGATaacaatacacttttttttcagatatgatgAAAATTGCAGCCTTCCTGAGTTCTCTTGATTAATCTGTGTGAGTTAGAAGTGTCCGccttttgtttaaattatttttgctattgAGACCATTAGCGTATACATATAGTAAGGAAGGCCTAAGCCCCACTGTGGTGATGTTCTAGGCAGGTCAGACCGACTGTAGCAGAACAGGCTTGGAAGCTGAAATTTCAAATGAGCAGCACATTCTTTTTTATAGTATGTTTTAAGCTAATTTTTTGTAGACATTAGGGAGCAAGTAAGTGTTAAGGAGAGCTCTGAATCAACTGTGGGAGGTGTCTGggtgagaagaaaagcaaaaaaaaaaaaaaagctgagcatCAGAACACACTTCCGGATGGTGAAGTCTATTAAAAAGTCTTTCAAAGCATTTGAAATTAGACTTAATTTTTACGAGATCACagttttgcacttttcttttttttgcactGGATATAAGCAAACTAAAAGACAGCTCTTTGTCATCCTCTCTGACTCCAGAGTGGCTACTGCCCTTGTAACACGTCttctctcatttttgttttcaaggaCACATCATAacaattttccagaaaaaaaaataaaccatggaTGTTTGGGTCAAATGGTTAGCAGTGACAGCGCTGCTTACTATGGTTGATGCTCAGCTGCCGAAGCCGGCACGGGCCCCTCTGGTTCTCCACAAGCCTTTCATGGTTGTTTGGAACGCGCCGACCGAGCAGTGCAGGCTGCGGTACAAGGTGGACCTGGATCTCAGTGTTTTTGACATTGCATCCAACACCAATGAGACTTTGAGCGGATCCAATGTGACAATCTTCTATCACACTCATTTGGGATACTATCCCTACTACTCAGATAACGGAGATCCTGTCAATGGAGGGGTGCCCCAGAACGAAAGTCTTATCAAACACCTTAATAAAGCAAAGTCTGACATTGACTATTGCATACCCATGAAGAAATTTCAGGGACTTGCAGTCATTGACTGGGAAAACTGGAGGCCCCAGTGGGATAGGAACTGGGGCAATAAAAGCATTTATAGAAACAAATCTCTTGAGATGGTTAGGAGACGGCATCCTCAGTGGTCAGAGGACAAAATTAGGAAAGTGGCTAAAGAGGAATTTGAAAATGCTGGCAAGAGTTTTATGAACAACACTATCCTTCTGGCTGAGCACATGAGACCAAACGGTTTGTGGGGTTACTATCTTTACCCAGACTGCTACAATTATGATTACAAAGAACACCCCCAAACATACACGGGGAAATGCCCAGCCATTGAGTCTTCCCGCAACGACCTCCTGCTTTGGCTGTGGAAGGAAAGCACTGCTCTTTACCCTTCTATATACCTGGATTACATACTGAAGTCAAGTCCAAATGCACTAAAATTTGTTCATTACCGGGTTAAGGAGGCAATACGTGTTGCCTCAATTGCTAGAAAAGACTACGTTTTGCCTGTGTTTGTTTACTCCAGACCATTTTATGCCTATACTTTTCATGTTTTAACAGAGGTAAGCAGACAGACTTCTTTAGAAATTTAGAGATTAGAAGCAGCTTCTTAGAAAAGATACTTTCTAGAAGTTTTTCCTTGTATAAAAGCActtatgtatttgtttttcatatttaagGCAGCCTCTCTAAAAGGAAGTACTGTAGTCACAGTACAGAACTCTACACCTTTCAAGAGTTAACACTGCGGTGTTTTGGTCTGCTTCTGTAGGATA
Encoded here:
- the LOC134510992 gene encoding hyaluronidase-1-like gives rise to the protein MDVWVKWLAVTALLTMVDAQLPKPARAPLVLHKPFMVVWNAPTEQCRLRYKVDLDLSVFDIASNTNETLSGSNVTIFYHTHLGYYPYYSDNGDPVNGGVPQNESLIKHLNKAKSDIDYCIPMKKFQGLAVIDWENWRPQWDRNWGNKSIYRNKSLEMVRRRHPQWSEDKIRKVAKEEFENAGKSFMNNTILLAEHMRPNGLWGYYLYPDCYNYDYKEHPQTYTGKCPAIESSRNDLLLWLWKESTALYPSIYLDYILKSSPNALKFVHYRVKEAIRVASIARKDYVLPVFVYSRPFYAYTFHVLTETDLVNTIGESAALGAAGVVLWGSMQYASSKESCATVKRYIDGPLGHYVINVTSAAKLCSKVLCKKNGRCIRKNSDSSDYLHLSPANFKIRARHSERGPRFQVTGEPSLESIEAMRQRFMCQCYQGWTGIFCELPDQRLMERWVHIVFSRSRKQKFYVFLLGAMQLLLFYTAH